In Hoplias malabaricus isolate fHopMal1 chromosome 6, fHopMal1.hap1, whole genome shotgun sequence, a single window of DNA contains:
- the LOC136699458 gene encoding transmembrane protein 74 — MGHFDPNTTQVLNQMAELKLLCSGRGQLESNDVEWTFQQNDSTFSDEDVLLMEADPEKVPVAPAPPPTRPPRITQWGTDEEVHICHEECFNQIQEEETSSDSSYNLQELTLDSSGFRDEDVTPEPAEKSMDYGFISAVAFLVTGISLVVVSYTIPRDVSVNPDTISAREMEHLEQENARVGAHLDRCVIAGLCLLTLGGVVLSTLLMISLYKDEMVRRQAFAYSKHSAKIYGSISFRGAGGPSNVPQCLSLEEDDIPVEVSS; from the coding sequence ATGGGTCACTTTGACCCCAACACAACACAAGTGTTGAACCAAATGGCCGAGCTAAAGCTCCTCTGCTCAGGTCGTGGTCAGCTGGAGAGCAATGACGTGGAGTGGACCTTCCAACAAAATGACTCTACCTTCTCAGACGAGGACGTGCTGCTGATGGAAGCAGATCCAGAGAAGGTTCCTGTAGCTCCTGCACCACCTCCAACACGTCCTCCAAGGATCACCCAGTGGGGAACCGACGAAGAAGTCCACATCTGCCACGAGGAATGTTTCAACCAAATACAAGAAGAAGAAACCAGCTCCGACAGCTCCTATAATCTCCAAGAACTCACTCTGGACTCCTCAGGGTTTCGGGATGAGGACGTCACGCCGGAGCCAGCGGAAAAGTCCATGGACTATGGCTTTATAAGTGCAGTCGCCTTCTTAGTAACCGGGATCTCCTTGGTGGTGGTCTCCTACACCATCCCTCGCGACGTGAGTGTGAACCCCGACACCATTTCGGCTCGGGAGATGGAGCATCTGGAGCAGGAGAACGCGAGAGTGGGCGCACATCTGGACAGGTGTGTGATCGCAGGGCTTTGTCTACTCACATTGGGTGGAGTAGTGCTCTCCACCCTGCTCATGATCTCCTTGTACAAAGACGAGATGGTGAGGAGGCAGGCTTTTGCCTACTCCAAACACTCGGCCAAAATCTACGGTTCCATCAGCTTTAGGGGAGCAGGGGGTCCGTCCAACGTTCCTCAGTGTTTGTCACTGGAAGAAGACGATATTCCAGTGGAGGTCTCCAGCTGA
- the trhrb gene encoding thyrotropin-releasing hormone receptor b, with amino-acid sequence MENFTSPNKTLGPWTDRSMTYKLISTFLVLIICALGIVGNVMVVLVVLTTKHMRTPTNCYLVSLAVADLMVLVAAGLPSVADSLYGSWLFGHAGCLCITYFQYLGINASSCSIAAFTVERYIAICHPIRAQSLCTYTRAKRIILSVWISTSLYCVMWFYLANTEELVYDNATVVSCAYKVSRNLYLPIYFFDFGVFFVLPLALSTVLYGLIARILFLNPLPKTKSQNGHSAGTKTNGLKSSSQCSSTTAASRRQVTKMLAVVVVLFAVLWMPYRTLVVVNSFLNEAYLDAWFLLFCRSCVYLNSAVNPVIYNVMSQKFRAAFRKLCSCSPQAQGKQTAYSVTLTYSAVKEVSVMESTEHFSTEMDELTEGQEDLTGDGLDK; translated from the exons ATGGAGAACTTCACCTCTCCCAATAAAACCCTTGGCCCTTGGACCGACCGAAGCATGACATACAAGTTGATCAGCACCTTCCTGGTCCTCATCATTTGTGCCCTGGGGATCGTAGGCAATGTGATGGTGGTCCTGGTGGTTCTGACGACTAAGCACATGCGCACCCCGACCAACTGTTACCTGGTGAGTTTGGCGGTTGCTGACCTCATGGTCCTGGTGGCCGCGGGTCTTCCCAGTGTGGCAGACAGTCTTTATGGCTCCTGGCTGTTTGGACACGCTGGTTGTTTGTGCATCACTTACTTCCAGTACCTGGGCATCAATGCCTCCTCTTGCTCCATTGCTGCCTTCACGGTGGAGAGATACATCGCCATCTGTCACCCGATCCGTGCCCAGTCCCTCTGCACCTACACCAGGGCCAAGAGGATCATCCTGAGCGTGTGGATAAGCACCTCGCTCTATTGTGTGATGTGGTTCTACCTCGCCAACACAGAGGAGCTGGTCTACGACAACGCCACAGTGGTGTCCTGTGCCTACAAAGTGTCCCGCAACCTCTACCTGCCCATTTACTTCTTCGACTTCGGGGTCTTCTTCGTCCTGCCCCTAGCTCTGTCCACTGTGCTGTACGGCCTCATTGCCAGGATCCTCTTCCTCAACCCTCTGCCCAAAACCAAGAGCCAGAATGGACACTCGGCTGGGACCAAGACCAACGGCCTCAAAAGCTCCAGTCAGTGCTCGAGCACCACGGCGGCTTCACGGAGACAG GTCACTAAGATGCTGGCCGTAGTGGTGGTCCTCTTCGCTGTGTTATGGATGCCGTACCGGACGCTGGTGGTGGTCAACTCTTTCCTGAACGAGGCGTATCTGGACGCCTGGTTTCTGCTGTTCtgcaggagctgtgtgtacctGAACAGCGCCGTGAACCCGGTCATCTACAACGTTATGTCCCAGAAGTTCCGCGCCGCATTCAGGAAGCTGTGCAGCTGCAGCCCGCAGGCTCAAGGCAAACAGACGGCCTACAGCGTGACCCTGACCTACAGCGCCGTCAAGGAGGTGTCCGTGATGGAGAGCACAGAGCACTTCTCCACAGAGATGGACGAGCTGACAGAGGGACAGGAAGATCTCACGGGAGACGGCCTGGACAAGTAG